In Diadema setosum unplaced genomic scaffold, eeDiaSeto1 scaffold_65, whole genome shotgun sequence, one genomic interval encodes:
- the LOC140245925 gene encoding polycomb group RING finger protein 1-like, whose translation MPTVRRCVVGGCMKSTITNPDLSFFSFPKDVKIRNAWIRFVKMTRKDFKKNSDWQYICSRHFTCDCKREVTVYNRGKYRRKCILRTGSLPTLKAPTKLMNMNVTSGKVRGVAHKLLVGKKCKSDIQSKCTQSVAMRRRSLGSSNSTITESINTSNDNGKSSSSLHSISPRKQTPLKVQPKMTKREHPPCIYIRLTDVNQYIICHLCGGYLVDATTITECLHTFCKSCLIPYIKKHELCPTCDILIHPSNPFLSIKLDRTMQDIVYKLLPYIQEDELARQRRFWKERNLEAPQQEAAVVEPVSPMSAEPHIAIVLEYAGAAVGCSDIKPLDRKFILVPSRVTVRQIQRFISLKLQLKSSLEVDIVCDEEILEPEVSLKRIWAQSTEDQMANGMLCLYYSVTRSLPDVV comes from the exons ATGCCTACCGTAAGAAGATGCGTTGTTGGGGGATGTATGAAAAGTACCATAACTAACCCCGATTTAAGTTTCTTTTCGTTTCCAAAGGATGTAAAAATACGCAACGCCTGGATCCGATTTGTAAAAATGACGCGAAAAGACTTCAAGAAAAATTCGGACTGGCAGTACATATGTAGCAGACATTTCACATGTGATTGCAAGCGTGAGGTGACTGTCTATAACAGAGGGAAATACCGTAGAAAATGCATCCTGAGGACTGGATCACTTCCAACATTAAAGGCTCCAACTAAACTAATGAATATGAATGTCACTTCTGGTAAAGTACGTGGAGTCGCACATAAACTATTAGTGGGGAAAAAGTGCAAATCAGATATTCAATCGAAGTGCACTCAAAGTGTGGCCATGCGTAGGAGATCTTTAGGTTCCAGTAACTCGACAATAACAGAGTCCATCAATACCTCCAATGACAATGGGAAATCCAGTTCATCTCTACATTCGATTTCACCGAGGAAGCAGACACCTCTGAAAGTGCAGCCCAAGATGACGAAACGGGAACATCCACCTTGT ATATACATACGCCTGACTGATGTCAACCAGTACATAATTTGTCATCTGTGTGGAGGTTATTTGGTTGATGCTACCACTATCACTGAGTGCCTGCACACAT TTTGCAAGAGTTGTCTAATCCCGTATATCAAGAAACATGAACTGTGCCCGACTTGTGACATCCTCATCCACCCTTCAAACCCCTTCCTCAGTATTAA ACTAGACAGAACAATGCAAGATATTGTCTACAAGTTGCTGCCGTATATTCAAGAAG atgaGTTGGCACGTCAAAGAAGATTTTGGAAAGAGAGGAACCTAGAGGCACCACAACAAG AAGCTGCTGTTGTTGAGCCTGTGTCACCTATGAGTGCAGAGCCTCACATTGCAATTGTTCTGGAATATGCTGG AGCTGCTGTTGGTTGCAGTGATATCAAG CCTCTTGATAGGAAGTTTATCTTGGTTCCAAGTCGTGTCACCGTTCGGCAGATTCAAAGGTTCATCTCCCTCAAGCTACAGTTGAAGAGTTCCTTAGAG GTGGACATTGTGTGTGATGAAGAGATCTTAGAACCTGAAGTCTCGCTGAAACGTATATGGGCCCAGAGCACCGAGGATCAG ATGGCAAATGGGATGCTGTGCCTATATTACAGTGTCACCAGGTCACTGCCAGATGTCGTGTGA